The following are from one region of the Methanomassiliicoccales archaeon LGM-DZ1 genome:
- a CDS encoding S-adenosylmethionine decarboxylase, whose product MGPKSGPLLSDEEAIEKYNKEKQWGLLCSIDLGECDHEKISSKEYITQFAIDLAKEIDMKRYGEPYVVFFGDEPKVQGYSMVQLIETSCLSGHFAEDTDRAFIDVFSCKEFPPKKTAEYVQKYFGAKKMEYSVSFRNI is encoded by the coding sequence ATGGGACCGAAATCCGGGCCGCTCCTCTCCGATGAGGAAGCGATCGAGAAATACAACAAAGAGAAGCAGTGGGGGCTGCTCTGCAGCATTGATCTGGGCGAGTGCGACCATGAGAAGATCTCCTCGAAGGAGTACATCACCCAGTTCGCCATCGACCTCGCGAAGGAGATTGACATGAAGAGGTACGGAGAGCCTTACGTCGTGTTCTTCGGGGACGAGCCCAAGGTCCAGGGGTACTCCATGGTCCAGCTCATCGAGACCTCCTGCCTCTCCGGCCACTTCGCCGAGGACACCGACAGGGCGTTCATCGACGTCTTCTCCTGCAAGGAGTTCCCTCCGAAGAAGACCGCTGAGTACGTTCAGAAGTACTTCGGCGCCAAGAAGATGGAGTACTCCGTCTCCTTCAGGAACATCTGA
- a CDS encoding YbhB/YbcL family Raf kinase inhibitor-like protein encodes MIVETTGIVDGKIDDRYGAKGTQFDDGVPSRSFPLKISGAPAGTAAFAIVFDDPDSVPVCGKVWTHWLAIMNVGRTELPENASMEDAGLIQGRTTGGADHYEGPNPPDRTHSYRLRVLALDFEPVLRKGFKLETLMKLSDMHILAEASLRGEYSPA; translated from the coding sequence ATGATAGTCGAAACCACCGGCATAGTTGACGGGAAGATCGATGACAGGTACGGCGCTAAGGGAACGCAGTTCGACGACGGGGTCCCGTCCCGTTCATTCCCTCTGAAGATCTCGGGGGCGCCGGCCGGGACCGCGGCCTTCGCGATCGTCTTCGACGACCCGGACTCGGTGCCCGTATGCGGGAAGGTGTGGACGCACTGGCTCGCCATCATGAACGTCGGCAGGACCGAGCTTCCGGAGAACGCGTCCATGGAGGACGCGGGGCTCATCCAGGGGAGGACCACCGGCGGAGCCGACCATTACGAGGGCCCCAACCCCCCGGACAGGACGCATTCCTACCGCCTCAGGGTGCTGGCCCTCGACTTCGAGCCCGTCCTGAGGAAGGGATTCAAGCTCGAGACCCTGATGAAGCTCTCGGACATGCACATCCTCGCCGAGGCTTCGCTGAGGGGAGAATACTCGCCGGCATGA
- a CDS encoding tetratricopeptide repeat protein: MTGGSKEGFVSGEAADIFGKAQELAEAGDSSGASALYRTAAEKGHPASAFMLGQMMAAGLCGSPEEGFFWTAYSASDGYIRARKILEKADSYPSDSDILALSDGLAEAGSPAAMYASGMCRLLGIGTKIDAEGAYKLFRRSGEAGNADGACEEALCLMRGAGTGRDRPAGIAKLKALADGGCLRAVLKYAGCLEHGYGVRRDPAAAFRIYSGLADRKEPLGEYHTGRCYMDGIGIKKDPYMAFSWYLVAQTMGAAEGDYGMARCMMGGIGTDREGKKGFELLLTAADRGCREAMVMAGQLCERGRITKKSAGKALEFYLRAAETGSPYANLAAGDILSENGRDLKGAFACYLRGALLGNTQCMHAAGTALLSGLGVKKDDKKGFELCRMAAEDGFMKSQYTVANCYAHGRGTKRNFKKALELHKELADKGYIKSMLYVGEAYYNGDGAPTDAAEGVKYLRMGAEKEDALCEYYMGDAYTAGRGVEKDPRKAEQWYKRAASHGHILSRKILDAKGVAYGGSDAESPFESFLRKAKSGDAQSMYIVGRYYEDGIGIDADIDQAKVWYGSAAKKGNEAAKRALADIRAREQK, from the coding sequence ATGACAGGCGGATCGAAGGAAGGCTTCGTCTCGGGAGAAGCAGCTGATATTTTCGGTAAGGCCCAGGAGCTTGCGGAGGCCGGAGATTCATCGGGAGCGTCGGCGCTCTACCGCACCGCCGCCGAGAAAGGGCATCCGGCATCGGCGTTCATGCTCGGGCAGATGATGGCGGCCGGGCTCTGCGGGTCGCCGGAGGAGGGGTTCTTCTGGACCGCCTACTCGGCGTCCGACGGTTACATCAGGGCCCGCAAGATCCTCGAGAAGGCGGACTCATACCCCTCCGACTCCGACATACTGGCACTTTCCGACGGGCTCGCCGAGGCGGGTTCCCCCGCGGCCATGTACGCCTCCGGGATGTGCCGCCTGCTCGGGATCGGCACGAAGATCGATGCCGAAGGCGCATACAAGCTGTTCCGCCGGTCCGGGGAGGCCGGCAACGCCGACGGCGCCTGCGAGGAGGCCCTCTGCCTCATGAGGGGCGCGGGGACCGGCCGCGACCGCCCGGCAGGCATCGCCAAGCTCAAGGCCCTCGCGGACGGCGGATGCCTGCGCGCCGTCCTGAAGTACGCCGGATGCCTGGAGCACGGGTACGGCGTGCGCAGGGACCCGGCGGCCGCCTTCAGGATCTACTCCGGCCTGGCGGACCGCAAGGAGCCCCTGGGCGAATACCACACCGGCCGCTGCTACATGGACGGTATCGGGATAAAGAAAGACCCGTACATGGCCTTCAGCTGGTACCTGGTGGCCCAGACCATGGGGGCCGCCGAAGGGGACTACGGGATGGCCAGGTGCATGATGGGAGGGATCGGCACCGACCGCGAGGGGAAGAAAGGCTTCGAGCTCCTCCTGACCGCGGCCGACAGGGGCTGCAGGGAGGCCATGGTCATGGCCGGCCAGCTCTGCGAGCGCGGGAGGATCACCAAGAAGAGCGCCGGGAAGGCCCTGGAATTCTACCTGAGGGCCGCCGAGACCGGCTCTCCCTATGCCAACCTGGCCGCGGGGGACATCCTGTCGGAGAACGGCAGGGACCTGAAAGGGGCGTTCGCATGCTATCTGCGCGGAGCGCTCCTGGGGAACACCCAATGCATGCACGCGGCGGGAACAGCGCTGCTGTCGGGGCTCGGCGTGAAGAAGGACGATAAAAAAGGGTTCGAGCTCTGCAGGATGGCCGCGGAGGACGGGTTCATGAAGTCCCAGTACACCGTCGCCAACTGCTACGCGCACGGGCGCGGGACGAAACGGAACTTCAAGAAGGCGCTCGAGCTGCATAAGGAGCTGGCCGACAAAGGGTACATCAAGTCCATGCTCTACGTGGGCGAAGCGTACTACAACGGCGACGGCGCCCCCACCGACGCTGCCGAGGGCGTGAAGTACCTCAGGATGGGCGCGGAGAAGGAGGACGCCCTCTGCGAGTACTACATGGGCGACGCCTACACCGCCGGCAGAGGCGTCGAGAAGGACCCGCGCAAGGCCGAGCAGTGGTATAAGAGGGCGGCGTCCCACGGGCATATCCTGTCCAGGAAGATCCTCGATGCCAAAGGCGTCGCGTACGGCGGCTCGGACGCGGAATCCCCGTTCGAGTCATTCCTCCGCAAGGCGAAGTCAGGCGACGCACAGTCCATGTACATCGTCGGCAGGTACTACGAGGACGGCATAGGCATCGACGCCGACATCGATCAGGCCAAGGTCTGGTACGGGAGCGCGGCGAAGAAAGGGAACGAGGCCGCGAAACGCGCCCTGGCCGACATACGTGCCAGAGAACAGAAATGA
- the thpR gene encoding RNA 2',3'-cyclic phosphodiesterase: MADIRTFISVPVPNTAGFAPLFRDLAGIRGVRTSPAAQMHITLKFLGDVPEESIPEVCSIVDDCTRGIRSSRITVRGIGAFPSMRSPRTVWAGVETDIPLEMISERIAGMLDTAGIPYDPKPFKPHITVARTEGRADLSRIFSNYRDAEFATFICSSVMVMKSELGPHGASHTVLGFSQLI, from the coding sequence ATGGCAGATATCAGGACCTTCATCTCGGTGCCGGTTCCGAACACTGCGGGGTTCGCCCCCCTTTTCCGCGACCTCGCCGGCATCCGCGGCGTGCGTACATCCCCCGCGGCCCAGATGCACATAACGCTGAAGTTCCTGGGCGATGTCCCGGAGGAGAGCATCCCGGAGGTCTGCAGCATCGTGGATGACTGCACCAGGGGGATCAGGAGCTCGAGAATCACCGTCCGGGGCATCGGGGCGTTCCCGAGCATGAGGAGCCCGCGCACGGTCTGGGCCGGAGTGGAGACCGATATCCCCCTGGAGATGATCTCGGAGAGGATCGCCGGCATGCTGGACACCGCCGGGATCCCTTACGACCCGAAACCGTTCAAGCCCCACATCACCGTCGCCCGGACCGAAGGCAGGGCGGACCTCTCCCGGATCTTCTCCAATTACCGGGACGCCGAGTTCGCGACATTCATCTGCTCCTCGGTCATGGTGATGAAGAGCGAGCTGGGCCCGCACGGAGCATCGCACACGGTGCTCGGCTTCTCCCAGCTCATATGA
- a CDS encoding NAD(P)-dependent oxidoreductase — protein sequence MRRFDELVFFRASSEEYGIDFDWTEDSPTIDNCGLADGCDFVSVITTPVTAAMIDRFAQGGVKMIVTRTIGYDHIDLAHAKEKGMAIANISYDPEGVAEYTVMMILAAVRKLKTIMLRNAADDFSLEGQMGGVLRDMNVGVIGAGKIGSAVVRDLSGFGCNIHYYDRTGSVQADSFARKVDLDTLLEESDIVTIHLELNDETRHFLDAERIAKMKKGAIIVNTARGPLIDTAAMIDALESGHLGGAALDVVEGEFGLYYNNMRGEVIKNRGLNVLRAMPNVLLTHHMAFYYGTAIEDMICNCMRAMKLFAMGQKDRHRLV from the coding sequence ATGCGCAGATTCGACGAGCTCGTCTTCTTCCGCGCGTCATCCGAGGAATATGGGATAGATTTCGACTGGACCGAGGATTCCCCCACGATCGACAACTGCGGCCTTGCCGACGGCTGCGATTTCGTGAGCGTCATAACCACTCCCGTCACGGCCGCCATGATCGACAGGTTCGCCCAGGGAGGGGTGAAGATGATCGTGACCCGCACCATCGGCTACGACCACATCGACCTGGCGCACGCGAAGGAGAAGGGGATGGCAATCGCCAACATATCCTACGACCCGGAGGGCGTGGCGGAGTACACCGTCATGATGATCCTGGCGGCCGTCAGGAAGCTCAAGACGATCATGCTCCGCAACGCGGCCGACGACTTCTCGCTCGAGGGGCAGATGGGCGGCGTCCTCAGGGACATGAACGTGGGGGTCATCGGCGCCGGGAAGATCGGCAGCGCGGTGGTCAGGGACCTGTCGGGGTTCGGCTGCAACATCCATTACTACGACAGAACGGGTTCTGTGCAGGCGGACTCCTTCGCCAGGAAGGTCGACCTCGATACCCTGCTTGAGGAGAGCGACATCGTGACCATCCACCTTGAGCTCAACGACGAGACCAGGCACTTCCTCGACGCGGAGAGGATCGCGAAGATGAAGAAGGGCGCGATAATAGTCAACACCGCCCGCGGGCCGCTCATCGACACTGCCGCCATGATAGACGCCCTCGAATCTGGGCATCTCGGCGGCGCCGCTCTCGATGTCGTCGAGGGCGAGTTCGGGCTCTATTACAACAACATGCGCGGGGAGGTCATCAAGAACCGCGGCCTGAACGTCCTCCGCGCCATGCCCAACGTCCTGCTGACTCACCATATGGCGTTCTATTACGGGACGGCCATTGAGGACATGATCTGCAACTGCATGCGTGCGATGAAGCTCTTCGCGATGGGCCAGAAGGACAGGCACCGCCTGGTCTGA
- a CDS encoding cysteine desulfurase translates to MDFGRLRMDFPTMREDRGVYLDSACQSLRPDSVIAAVTEYYTKCPVCGGRSVHHLANEVSVRVDETREELCSFFGGESPDCFIFTKNTTEGLNTVARGLGLRRGDAVVTTDTEHNSNYVPWLMLRDSKGIRMRMSRSGKDGVFDIESFKEAMGRDVKAVSVGHCSNVTGCVVPVKDVAEIAHDYGAKVIVDGAQAAPHMKIDMKKLGADFYALSLHKMLGPSGMGLLYGTGEALRSLPSLEYGGGTVGLVTYDNVSFAPAPDRFEAGLQDYAGIFGTKAAVEYLEKIGMDNVAAHDRALMEYMYGEIKDIKGLSFVGPEDPDLRSSVMSFNIAGLGAHDVAMMLDSIDGIMVRSGMHCAHPFFVSRGIEGSVRASVYLYNNREDIDRFAAALRKVADTFGGFRNTRRP, encoded by the coding sequence ATGGATTTCGGACGTCTCCGCATGGATTTCCCCACCATGAGGGAGGACAGGGGGGTCTATCTGGACAGCGCCTGCCAGTCGCTCCGTCCGGACAGCGTCATAGCGGCAGTCACGGAGTATTACACTAAGTGCCCGGTGTGCGGGGGCAGGAGCGTCCACCACCTCGCCAACGAGGTGTCCGTGAGGGTCGACGAGACGAGGGAGGAGCTATGCTCCTTCTTCGGCGGCGAATCCCCGGACTGCTTCATATTCACGAAGAACACCACCGAGGGCCTGAACACCGTCGCCCGCGGCCTCGGGCTCCGCAGGGGGGACGCGGTCGTCACCACCGACACCGAGCACAACTCCAATTATGTCCCCTGGCTCATGCTCAGGGACTCTAAGGGCATCCGCATGAGGATGTCCAGGTCCGGGAAGGACGGGGTGTTCGACATCGAATCCTTTAAGGAGGCGATGGGGCGCGACGTGAAGGCCGTGTCCGTCGGGCACTGCAGCAACGTCACGGGATGCGTGGTGCCGGTGAAGGATGTCGCCGAGATCGCCCATGACTATGGGGCGAAGGTCATCGTCGACGGGGCGCAGGCGGCGCCCCATATGAAGATCGATATGAAGAAGCTCGGAGCCGATTTCTACGCCCTGTCGCTCCACAAGATGCTGGGTCCTTCCGGCATGGGCCTGCTCTACGGCACCGGCGAGGCCCTCCGCTCCCTGCCTTCCCTGGAGTACGGCGGGGGGACCGTGGGGCTCGTCACCTATGATAATGTCAGTTTCGCTCCCGCCCCAGACCGCTTCGAGGCCGGGCTGCAGGACTATGCCGGCATATTCGGCACGAAGGCCGCCGTGGAATACCTGGAGAAGATCGGCATGGATAACGTGGCCGCCCACGACCGCGCCCTCATGGAGTACATGTACGGGGAGATCAAGGACATCAAAGGACTGTCCTTCGTCGGCCCGGAGGACCCGGACCTTCGCAGCTCGGTGATGTCCTTCAACATCGCCGGGCTCGGGGCGCACGATGTCGCCATGATGCTGGACAGCATCGACGGCATCATGGTCCGCTCCGGGATGCACTGCGCCCACCCGTTCTTCGTCTCCCGGGGCATCGAGGGCAGCGTGCGCGCGTCGGTCTACCTGTACAACAACAGAGAGGACATAGACCGCTTCGCGGCCGCCCTCCGCAAGGTCGCCGACACCTTCGGCGGGTTCCGAAACACCCGCCGTCCCTGA
- a CDS encoding dihydroorotate dehydrogenase, with protein MTELSTDIGGLALALPGMVASGIMDETGASMVRMLGAGAGAVVTKSIGLQPNAGHENPCFTEVKGGYINAMGLPNPGIEAFGPEMAEAVPHGKIIGSIYGANPDEFAKLAGKMEDYGACAVELNLSCPHAKGYGMEVGTDPELVKSIVSAAKGAVSIPVWAKLTPNTHILNEIGRAVEDGGGDAIVAINTLKAMVISPEFARPFLSNRFGGLSGPAVRSVGVRDIYDLYDAVSIPLVGVGGISDWRDAAQYIMAGARAFQVGSAVAKEGPEVFGKINRDLLDFMRDRGYGRISDMVGAAHD; from the coding sequence ATGACAGAACTCAGCACGGATATAGGCGGCCTCGCCCTCGCTCTCCCGGGGATGGTGGCGTCCGGCATCATGGACGAGACAGGGGCATCCATGGTCAGGATGCTCGGGGCCGGCGCAGGAGCCGTCGTGACGAAATCGATCGGGCTGCAGCCCAACGCAGGCCATGAGAACCCGTGCTTCACGGAGGTCAAAGGCGGGTACATCAATGCAATGGGCCTCCCCAACCCCGGGATAGAGGCCTTCGGCCCGGAGATGGCCGAGGCCGTCCCGCACGGGAAGATCATCGGCTCGATCTACGGCGCCAACCCCGATGAGTTCGCGAAGTTGGCCGGGAAGATGGAGGACTACGGGGCCTGCGCGGTCGAGCTCAACCTCTCCTGCCCCCATGCCAAGGGCTACGGCATGGAGGTCGGCACGGACCCGGAGCTCGTGAAGAGCATAGTGTCCGCAGCCAAGGGCGCCGTGAGCATCCCCGTCTGGGCCAAGCTGACCCCCAACACCCACATCCTCAATGAGATCGGCAGGGCCGTGGAGGACGGGGGAGGGGACGCCATCGTGGCCATCAACACCCTCAAGGCCATGGTCATCTCGCCGGAGTTCGCCAGGCCGTTCCTGAGCAACCGTTTCGGAGGGCTCTCCGGCCCCGCCGTGAGGTCGGTGGGCGTGAGGGACATCTACGACCTGTACGACGCCGTCTCCATCCCGCTGGTGGGTGTCGGGGGCATCTCGGACTGGAGAGACGCCGCCCAGTACATCATGGCCGGCGCCAGGGCGTTCCAGGTGGGGAGCGCGGTGGCCAAGGAAGGGCCCGAGGTGTTCGGGAAGATCAACCGGGACCTCCTGGATTTCATGAGGGACCGCGGCTACGGCCGCATATCCGACATGGTGGGGGCGGCTCATGACTGA
- a CDS encoding dihydroorotate dehydrogenase electron transfer subunit, with translation MTDFVKILGITDEAYDTKTFEFQMDEKASPGQFVMVWAPGMHEIPMSLSKTGRIKSITVKAIGEDTRALHSKTVGDVLRVRGPYGRGYVLEPDRRYLIVGGGVGTASVLPAVKETGADTIIAARSDKDIILRDRAMKYADNVWIATDDGSEGFHGNAVQLLREKCAEKEYDCVLACGPEVMLYFTLKACQDLGLDCQLSLERFMKCGAGACGCCVMDGQRVCRDGPVFSRAQVEKMKDFGNSKRDECGRVVKFR, from the coding sequence ATGACTGATTTCGTCAAGATACTGGGGATCACCGACGAGGCGTACGACACCAAGACCTTCGAGTTCCAGATGGACGAGAAGGCGTCCCCCGGGCAGTTCGTCATGGTATGGGCGCCCGGGATGCACGAGATCCCGATGTCGCTGTCGAAGACCGGGAGGATCAAGTCGATCACGGTGAAGGCCATCGGCGAGGACACGCGCGCCCTGCACTCGAAGACCGTCGGGGATGTCCTGAGGGTCCGCGGGCCGTACGGGCGCGGATATGTGCTGGAGCCCGACAGGCGCTACCTCATCGTAGGCGGAGGAGTTGGCACGGCCTCGGTCCTGCCCGCAGTGAAGGAGACCGGCGCGGACACCATCATAGCCGCCAGGTCCGACAAGGACATCATCCTCAGGGACAGGGCGATGAAGTACGCGGACAACGTGTGGATCGCCACGGACGACGGCTCGGAGGGGTTCCACGGGAACGCCGTCCAGCTGCTGAGGGAGAAGTGCGCCGAGAAGGAGTACGACTGCGTGCTCGCCTGCGGCCCCGAGGTCATGCTCTACTTCACCCTGAAGGCCTGCCAGGACCTGGGCCTGGACTGCCAGCTCTCGCTGGAGAGGTTCATGAAATGCGGGGCCGGGGCATGCGGGTGCTGCGTCATGGACGGCCAGCGCGTCTGCCGCGACGGGCCGGTCTTCAGCAGGGCCCAGGTCGAGAAGATGAAGGACTTCGGGAACAGCAAGCGCGACGAGTGCGGCCGCGTCGTGAAGTTCAGGTGA
- a CDS encoding tetratricopeptide repeat protein — MFRKAREVMKATLDEETGGMSTSAVLARKGDLEGAAAALRKHLEDDPEDADAWYRLGEVLCRAGHTEEGYAAFREGRKHFRTGP, encoded by the coding sequence ATGTTCAGGAAGGCCCGCGAGGTAATGAAGGCGACCCTCGACGAGGAGACCGGAGGGATGTCCACCAGCGCGGTCCTGGCGAGGAAGGGCGACCTCGAAGGCGCCGCGGCCGCGCTCAGGAAGCACCTGGAGGACGACCCCGAGGATGCGGACGCCTGGTACCGCCTCGGGGAGGTCCTCTGCAGGGCAGGGCATACGGAAGAGGGCTACGCCGCCTTCAGAGAGGGGCGGAAGCACTTCCGAACAGGGCCTTGA
- a CDS encoding transposase, with amino-acid sequence MEVKVLKSAVGGENIFAAVDGSGEGISGPGIYLEHIWLTNNRRFIKQHAMVDLRTKKVVAFATTMEKPGDARMMAPLVSGALRTGVRLKWVSADSAYDTVANWEFMDEAEIAFCPNLKEKFEDCDTLPRREALKDLDRHFGKKLAHRITGYNSRWHVEAFFSAFKKLYSDRIANRLFDRMCLTMQYRYSLYDIHREIMLKA; translated from the coding sequence ATGGAGGTCAAGGTTCTGAAATCGGCCGTCGGCGGAGAGAACATCTTCGCCGCCGTCGACGGTTCCGGGGAAGGAATATCCGGTCCCGGGATATATCTGGAACATATCTGGCTGACGAACAACCGGAGGTTCATCAAACAGCACGCGATGGTCGACCTCCGCACCAAAAAGGTGGTGGCCTTCGCCACTACCATGGAGAAACCCGGCGATGCCCGGATGATGGCCCCCCTGGTATCGGGGGCGCTTCGGACCGGCGTGCGTCTGAAATGGGTGTCGGCGGACAGCGCGTACGATACCGTGGCGAACTGGGAGTTCATGGATGAGGCGGAAATAGCATTCTGCCCCAATCTGAAGGAAAAATTCGAAGATTGCGACACGCTCCCCAGACGCGAGGCGCTTAAGGATTTGGACAGGCACTTCGGGAAGAAGCTGGCACATAGGATCACCGGTTACAACTCGCGCTGGCATGTGGAAGCGTTCTTCTCGGCGTTCAAGAAACTGTACAGCGACCGCATAGCAAACAGGCTTTTCGACAGGATGTGTCTTACGATGCAGTACCGGTATTCGCTGTACGACATCCATCGGGAGATTATGCTGAAGGCTTGA